A window from Burkholderiales bacterium encodes these proteins:
- the btuF gene encoding cobalamin-binding protein, translated as MTGKSGVGILRRWRWALLAWLFAAAAQAEIVVRDDEGNEVRLVQPARRIVSLAPHATELLFAAGAGRSVVGAVQWSDYPPEAKKIPQVGSYVSPDAERILALAPDLAVGWASGNDPRVLGQLRDLKLTLYVTEIRTFEQVATNLERLGALAGTGVQAQKAAGAFRDRWRRLQSRYGGEPRVSVFYQIWDRPLMTVNGEHLISRVIELCGGTNVFASVHTLTPVLNVESVLVANPQVIVAGGMGEAYPEWLEGWRRWPQIEAVKQGNLVFVPSDLLQRPTPRILDGAERLCQALDAVRSRSAHARK; from the coding sequence ATGACGGGAAAGAGCGGCGTGGGGATTCTGCGGCGCTGGCGATGGGCCCTGCTCGCCTGGCTTTTCGCGGCGGCCGCCCAAGCCGAGATCGTGGTGCGCGACGACGAGGGGAACGAGGTGCGGCTGGTGCAGCCGGCGCGGCGCATCGTGAGCCTCGCGCCCCACGCCACCGAGCTGCTGTTCGCGGCCGGTGCCGGGCGCTCCGTGGTGGGCGCCGTGCAGTGGAGCGACTATCCTCCCGAAGCGAAGAAGATTCCCCAAGTGGGGAGCTACGTCTCGCCGGACGCGGAGCGCATCCTAGCCCTCGCGCCGGACCTGGCAGTGGGCTGGGCGAGCGGCAACGACCCGCGGGTGCTAGGACAGCTCCGCGACCTGAAGCTGACCCTTTACGTGACCGAGATCCGCACCTTCGAGCAGGTGGCGACCAACCTCGAGCGCCTGGGAGCCTTGGCGGGGACCGGGGTGCAAGCGCAGAAGGCGGCAGGCGCTTTCCGCGACCGCTGGCGCCGGCTCCAATCCCGCTACGGGGGCGAGCCCAGGGTCTCGGTCTTCTACCAGATCTGGGACAGGCCCCTCATGACCGTGAACGGGGAGCATCTCATCAGCCGCGTGATCGAGCTGTGCGGTGGGACCAACGTGTTCGCTTCGGTCCACACCCTCACGCCCGTGCTCAACGTGGAGTCGGTACTGGTCGCCAACCCCCAGGTGATCGTGGCCGGGGGCATGGGGGAAGCCTACCCGGAGTGGCTGGAAGGCTGGCGACGCTGGCCCCAGATCGAGGCGGTGAAGCAGGGCAACCTGGTGTTCGTGCCTTCCGATCTCCTGCAGCGGCCCACGCCTCGCATCCTGGACGGCGCCGAGCGGCTGTGCCAGGCCCTGGATGCGGTGCGCAGCCGCAGCGCCCACGCGCGGAAGTGA